The Vibrio sp. 10N DNA window TACCACTAAACCCGACACTGTGCCCGTTTAACCATCTCGTGTCTGCGATCAGACCGATGAAAAATCCGAATAGATGCTAGCTGGTAAAAATGAAAATTTAGATTGCAGCACGAAATTTTCGTACCATCACTGAAAAATTTTCTTACATTTCATCACGTTAAACAATTATTTCACAAATTCCAAAAAACAGACCCCTTGCGGATATTAATGTTGTCAGGTATACCATTTGGCACATTAAATTCTTTGATGATAAAAATTAGTAAAACTTATGACAGCACAACGCAACATCCTTGGCCATCCACGCGGCCTATTCCTACTGTTCGGCACCGAACTTTGGGAACGTTTCTCATATTATGCTATGCGCGCAATATTAGTTTTGTTCCTAACAGACACCACAATCAATGGTGGTATGGGCTGGTCTACTAAAGATGCTCTGGATCTCTATGGTATCTATACTGGACTTGTTTACATCACTCCGCTTATCGGTGGTTACATTGCCGACAACTACTTAGGTCAACGTAAGTCGATCATCATCGGTGGTGTACTGATGGCGGCAGGCCAATTCGTGTTAGCGGCAGCGGCATCCGGTGAGCCAAGCGCCCAGATGTTCTACGGTGGTCTGGTACTGCTTATCGCGGGTAATGGTATGTTTAAGCCAAACATTTCGACCATGGTAGGTGACCTATACGCAGAAGGTGACAACCGTCGTGATGGCGCGTTCACCATCTTCTACATGGGTATCAACCTAGGTGCACTACTAGCGGGTATCGTTGTTGGCTCAGCAACTAACTCTTTCGGTTGGTCAGCTGGCTTTATTGTGGCGGGTATCGGCATGGTGATCAGCCTAGTGATGCAGATGACTATGGCGAACTCTTGGCTAGGTGACATTGGTAATGTGCCGGCGGCAGCACGCGCTCGTGAGCTAAGCCAATCAAAAACCAAAGCGCCACTCACTCGTGAGGAGATGGATCGCTTGAAGGTTATACTGATTATGGGTCTATTTGTTATCGTTTTCTGGGCGGGCTTCGAGCAAGCGGGTGGTCTGATGAACATCTACACCCAGCAATATACAGATCGTATGATTGGCGACTTTGAAGTGCCAGCAGCTTGGTTCCAGTCTCTAAACCCATTCTTCATCATTACTCTTGCGCCAGTACTGGCCGCTATCTGGGTGAAACTGGGCAAACGTGAGCCAAATTCACCGGTTAAATTTGCACTTGCACTGTTTTTCCTAGCAGCAGGTTTCCTTTGCATGGTTGGCGCAGTACTTGAGCAAGGTGGCGACACCAGCGTGAAAACCTCAATGCTATGGTTAGTAGGTGCATTCTTCTTCCACACACTAGGTGAACTGTGTCTATCTCCAATTGGCCTATCACTGGTAACTAAGCTTGCGCCACTGCGTCTTGCGTCTTTGATGATGGGTGCATGGTTTGGTTTCAACGCCATTGCGAACTACGTAGCGGGTCTTGTTGGTTCACATGTGGGCGAGCTAGGTGCTATGGCTATCTTTAGTGGTATCGCGATCACAGCCGTTATCTGTGGCGTTATCCTACTGTTGTTCGCGAATACACTTGTTAAGTGGATGCACGGTGCAGAGCAAAGCTCAGTAAGCAATGCAGAACAAGTAGAAGAGCAGCAAGCTCAAATCGCTTAATTGTTTATTCGTTTAATCGAATAGAAATAACAAAGGCCAGTCATCATGACTGGCCTTTTTCGTTTAAGCTCATTTAGATTGATGCGCTACGCGTTATTCACCAATTCTGCCATCATGGCGACGTGGGCGTCTGAGTCGTTGAGACACTCGATGTAACTAAAGCGCTCACCGCCAGCCTCGATAAAGGTCTCTTTGGCCTCTATCGCGATTTCTTCCAGAGTTTCTAAACAGTCCACAGAGAACGCTGGCGTCATAACATCGATGGTTTTGATACCCTCGCTTGGCATCTTCTCAAGCGTCTTGTCGGTATAAGGCTGTAGCCACTCTTCACGACCAAAGATCGATTGATAACTCATTCCCATCTGCGATTCATCCAAGCCAAGCTCTTGGCGTAATCGCTCTGTTGTTACCTGACAATGCAGTGGGTACACATCGCCATTGTCCGCATAACGCTTTGGTATGCCGTGGTAAGAACACAACAGGTAATCGGCGCGGCCATTTTGCTCCCAGTGAGCTCTCACTTTGTCAGCAAGCGCTTTGATGTACATAGAGTGATCGTGATAGTCACGAATCATAGAGAAGGCCGGTAAGGTTGAAATCGACTTACACGCTTTCGCGATCCCATCAAACGCAGCAGCTGTTGTGGTGCCCGAGTACTGCGGATAAAGCGGCAGTACCACGATCTTTTCTACGCCTTGGTCGAGCAGTTTAGTGATCCCGCTTTGTAGCGATGGATTACCGTAACTCATGCCAAGTTCAACAGGAAGGTTGATTGATTGAGCCAGCTTATCCGCCTGACGCTTGGAGTACACCATCAGCGGTGAGCCCTCGTCCATCCATACCGACTGATAGGCTTTAGCGACCTTAGGAGAGCGAATAGGAAGAATGATACCGTGCAGCACCGGACACCAAATCCAGCGGGTCATATCCACGACACGATGATCGTGCAGAAACTGCTCTAAAAAGCGTTTCACCCCTTTTGCTGTCGGTTCATCTGGCGTGCCAAGGTTGACCAACAACACACCTGTTTTTGACGAATCGCTCATAGACTTCCTTTGTTTTTAATAGTATTTCTAAGCGAATTATATACCTATGAACGCTTTTCTTGGATCAAAAAAAACGACCCCGAGAGGTCGTTTTTTTAACGAATTCACAAATGTCGATTAAGACAGTGCTTTTTCGATGTCAGCGCTTACGTCAGCCACTTGCTTAGTACCGTCAAATTTTAGGTACTTAGTGTTGCCTGCTTCTGCTTCTTTACCGTAGTAAGCAATTAGCGGCGCAGTTTGATCGTGATATACACCTAGACGAGCACGAACGGTTTCTTCTTTGTCGTCATCACGTACCACTAGGTCTTCACCTGTCACGTCATCTTTACCTTCCACTTTAGGTGGGTTGTAAACAACGTGGTAAGTACGACCAGAAGCAAGGTGAGCACGACGGCCAGCCATACGCTCAACGATTACGTCATCAGCTACGTCAAATTCGATCACGTAGTCTACATCTACGCCCATCTCTTTTAGGCCATCAGCCTGAGGGATAGTGCGTGGGAAACCATCTAGTAGGAAACCTTTCTCGCAATCGTCTTGAGCGATACGCTCTTTGATTAGACCAAGAATGATGTCATCAGATACAAGTTGACCTGCATCGATAACTGCTTTCGCTTTCTTACCAAGCTCTGTGCCCGCTTTGATTGCTGCACGTAGCATGTCACCAGTAGAAATTTGTGGAATACCGTATTTTTCCATGATGAATTGAGCTTGTGTGCCTTTACCTGCACCTGGAGCACCTAAAAGAATGATGCGCATGACTTGTCCTCTTATATAAAAAAAGATTTATACCGAAGCCTACTGCTTGATGCCCAATGGGCATGTTTGCTGCGATACGTTTCGGTATAAACGGTTTATTCAAAAAATAGTTGAATCTTTAACTTGGCGCGCATTCTATCATAGAAATCGCTTGCTTGACGCCAAAAGTGGTCTAAAGATCCTGCTTTGCACTCTAAAGTAACCTAAAAGTGTGCGTTTAGCCCTGAGAAAACAAGAGCTCGAATCCTCGAGCTCTTAATTAGACTAGGGTGTCCGACTCCACAAGGGAATTAGACTTTAGCCAAAAGCTTGTTGATCGCACCCAAGAATTGCGATGGATCGGTCATCGAACCGCGCTCTGCAAGCATCGCTTGACCAAGCAACACTTCAACCCAGCGGCCGAATGCTTCTTCGTCGGCTTCATCTGCCATGCGCTTAACCAGCTCGTGCTCAGGGTTAATTTCAAAGATGTATTTCACCTCTGGTACTTCTTGACCCGCCGCTTCAAGAAGCTTCGCCATTTGTGTACCCATTTCGAAATCATCAGTGACGACAACCGCTGGTGTGTTTGCTAGTTTGAACGTAGTGCGAACTTCTTTAACGCGCTCACCTAGATAAGTTTGCGTGCGCTCAACTACTGACTTGAACTCTTCTTCAGTCTCTTTTTGCTTCTCTTTCTCTTCTTCGCCTTCGAACTTGCTCAGATCAAGACCCGCTTTAGTGATTGACTGGAACTGCTTACCATCAAACTCAGTGAGGTAGTTCATTAGCCATTCGTCGATACGGTCATACATCAAGACAACTTCAATGCCTTTCGCTTTAAACTGCTCAAGGTGTGGGCTGTTCTTCGCTGCTGCGTAGCTGTCTGCTGTTAGGTAATAGATCTTATCTTGGCCTTCTTTCATGCGCTCAACATAAGACGCTAGAGAAATCGTCTGCTCTGCAGAATCAACTTCTGTCGAAGCAAAGCGCAGTAGGCCTGCTACTTTCTCTTTGTTCGCCATGTCTTCAGCAGGGCCTTCTTTTAGTACTAGGCCAAACTCTTTCCAGAATGACTGATATTTCTCTTCATCATTCTTTGCCATGCGCTCAAGCATAGTCAGCACGCGCTTAGTACAGGCACCACGCAGCGATTGGGTTACTTTGTTGTCTTGAAGGATTTCACGAGAAACGTTCAGTGGTAGATCGTTTGAATCTATCAAACCACGTACAAAACGCAGGTAAGATGGCATAAACTGCTCAGCGTCATCCATAATGAACACGCGTTGAACGTAAAGCTTTAAACCGCTCTTATGGTCACGGTTCATCATATCCCATGGTGCTTTGGCTGGGATGTAAAGCAGGCTGGTGTAGTCGTTTTTACCTTCTACACGGTTGTGACTCCAAATCAGTGGATCCGCGAAGTCGTGAGAAACGTGTTTGTAGAACTCTTGATATTCTTCGTCTTTGATATCAGATTTGTTGCGGGTCCAAAGTGCTTGAGCTTTATTGATTTGCTCCCACTTACCTTGGTCGGTCTCTTTACCTTCTTCGTCACGCTCAAGTGTCCAGATAGACACTGGAATACCGATATGGTCAGAGTACTTGCTGATCACATCGCGCAGACGCCATTCAGATAGGAACTCTTTACCTTCCTCACGCATGTGGAGCACGATGTCTGTACCGCGAGTCTCTTTGGTGATGTCTTCAATCGTGTAATCACCTTCGCCTGCAGAGTGCCACTGTACGGCTTGATCAGCAGTGGTGCCCGCTGCGCGAGTGCGAACGGTTACCGCATCTGCAACAATAAACGCAGAATAAAAGCCCACACCAAATTGGCCAATAAGCTGAGAGTCTTTGCTTTGCTCTTCTGACAGTTTGGCAAAAAACTCTTTGGTACCAGATTTAGCAATCGTACCAAGATGCTCAATCACATCATCACGCGTCATACCAATACCGTTATCCGAAACGGTTAGCGTGTTGTTCTTCTCGTCAAATGACAGCTTTACCCCTAGGTCTGCATCACCTTGATACAGTTCTGAGTTAGATAGGGCTTGGAAGCGCAGCTTATCTGCAGCATCCGATGCATTGGAAATCAGCTCTCTTAGAAATATTTCTTTGTTTGAATACAGAGAGTGGATCATAAGGTGAAGAAGTTGTTTTACCTCGGACTGGAAGCCACGAGTTTCTTTGTTCTTGGTTTCAACGGTGCTCATGCTATCTCCATTTACACATTTCATACCGAGTGTCGTTATTGTCGTACTCGATATCACTATGATTCATCGATTAAAGAGATGAGGATGAAGATTGTAAATTCAAGGTAAAGATAAATAAAAATACTGTTTTTTTGATTTGTTTTTATTATCCTACTGCACCTGACTATAAAAAAATCCTAAAATTCTATAATTGGCTCTGTTGGTATACAGCGCCAAAATACCTGTTCCGTCGCGTTGCGGCATTAAAAAGAAGAATGCAATGAGTAACATAGGCACTAAGTTTATACTCGGCCAGAAGTACATTTTTGACCCAAACAGCAATTCGTTGGTCGATCAAACCAATAACGATGAAGTCGTTCGTCTTGGTAGTAATGAAAGTCGCATCTTACTTCTACTTGCTGAAAGACCGAATGAAGTGATCACTCGAAACGAACTGCATGATTTCGTTTGGCGTGAACAAGGCTTCGAGGTTGACGACTCTAGCCTTACGCAAGCTATCTCTACGCTGCGTAAAATGCTGAAAGACCCTACCAAATCTCCTCAGTTTGTTAAAACGGTGCCAAAACGTGGCTACCAGTTGATCTCTGCCGTTGAGCGCTCAGCACCAAAAGCCTCTTCAGACACGGTGGATGAAGCGCCGGTCGCTGAATTGCCGACAGACAAACTGGAAACGGTTACCAGTGCTACTGCACCAGCAGCCACTGTGGCTATTGCACCAAAGCCAAAAACGCCACCAAGTGTTTGGGCTATGGTTGCCGCTGCTATTTTGCTACCCATTTTAGTGTTAATGGGTACCAACCCAGCGCAGTCGACCTTTAAGCCACTGAGCGTCGTCAATGAGGTTCAGATTGTGACACCAGAAAGCCACCCTGACGTGACGAGCTGGCTACCAAAGATTGAACAGTGCGTGGCAAAATATGTAGAGACCCACACTGGTGATATGTTACCAGCTGAGGTCATTGTCACTGGCGACCAAAGCGATCAAATCGCGCTAAACTTTATCCACAAAGTCGAGCATTCACGTGAAAACAGCACTATGCGTATCTTCACTGAACAGTCTGACTTGTCTAAAGTGTGCCAGTAAGGAGTCGTCACCGATGAAAATGAAATACGCCGCTATCTTACTGGCAATCTCAACTGCGTTGAGTGCGTGGTTATACTGGGGAAGTGATCTTAAGCTAGAGCAAGTGCTCACTTCAAATGAGTGGCAATCGAATATGGTTGGCATTATTGCCGCGAGACATTATCCAGATACGGATATTGGTCCATTGAGCCGCCTTGAAATGTCAGCAAACGTGAAGTACCTGCCTGGTGGTGAGTATATTCGTGAGTCTTCGATGCGCCTGTTTGGTGACGATCCAGAGACACATACGCTGATTAAAATTTCTGAAATGGGCACGTGGACTATCAGTGACAATTATCTACTGATTTCGCCACGTGAGTTTAAGGATACTGCGACCGCGCAGTCTGATGAGTTTACTCATGAGCAACTTGCGATGATCAAGCAGTTCCTAAAAATGGAAGCGCAGCAGAGCCGTCGTATCGACATCGTCAACGAGAAAACACTGCTACTGACCAGTTTGAACCAAGGTTCGTCAATCTTGTTCTCAAACTAACTCGGTTCAGATATATAGTATTCAAAGGAGGCGCAAGCCTCCTTTTTTAGTCATATCAACAGGGAAGATTATGCAAAAAGCGACCATCGACATTTATTATTGCCGCCAGTGTAACTGGATGCTGCGCGCCACTTGGATGACCCAAGAGCTTCTGCACACATTTAGCGAAGAAGTGGAAACAATCCGTCTACACCCAGACACTGGTGGGCGATTTGAAATTTGGTGCAATGGTAAACAGATTTGGGAGCGTAAGCGCGATGGCGGCTTTCCAGAGGCGAAAGTACTTAAGCAGAAAGTGCGTGATATTATCGCGCCAGATCGCGACTTGGGGCATGTGGACAGTACCAAGCGTTAACCAAATGCACTAACCACCCTTTACCACCCATATTAGTTTCACTTACCCACGCCGTCTTCACTACCCCACGTCATCTTCACGAACGTGAAGATCGCAAAAAGCGCGCTGCACACTAAAAGGTGATGATTAATTCACATCTTTTTAGTCCGCAACGCGCTTTAGGAGATCCCCTTTTTCAAGGGGATGACGGAACATCGTCTATCTCAACTGAACATGGTCATCCTCACGAAAGTGAGGATCTTTGTCCGCGAGTATTGTGCTCAAACTATGTAATACCCGCTTTAAAAGCCCCTTTTTCAACGGGGGATGACAGAGTGCTTTGTCGATATGTCCGATTAACCCAGTAGGCTCAATGCCGCGTTTGGTGCCTGTTTCGCTTGCGCCAAGATTGAGCTTGACGCTTGCGATAGGATTTGGCTCTTGGTCATCGACGTGGTTTCTTTCGCGAAGTCAGTATCTTTGATACGGCTCTTCGACGCGTTCACGTTCTCGTTGATGTTATCCAAGTTGTTGATTGCGTGGTTGAAGCGGTTTTGGAATGCACCAAGCTCTGCACGGTGGCTGTCCACGTATTTTAGTGCTGAGTCGAGAATCGCAACCGACTCTTGTGCGCCGCCTACCGACGTTACGTCAATCGTATCAACCGTTACCGCTTTACCTGCTTGCATGTCTAGGTCACCCGCTAGGCCGCCAGAGAAAGCCACAGCGCCGTCAACTTTGTTGTTACCAGCAAATACCTGTAGTTTACCGTCTTGGTCTACAGACGCTTTTACCATGTCAGTTTGACCGTTGATGTACGTCGCTAGCTGCTCGATATCATCACCCTCTTTCGCATTGATGGTGATAGATTGTGCGTCGCCAAAACTGTCTGTTAGGTCAATCGTTAGGTCGTTAGCACCTGCCGCTACGCTCCAGTCTTTGTCTTTCGCGTTCGCAGCTTGGTAGCTAGTGCCGCCCATTTGTGCGTTGTCAGAGCGCATGTCACGTAGGCTCAGCATCACCGCTTCACCGTTGTCAGCACCGATTTGGAATGACTTAGTACCGTGTGTACCGTTAAGTAGCTTGTTACCACCGAAAGACGTGGTTTCTGCGATACGGTTTAGTTCGTCGTTCAGTGCTGTCACTTCTTCTTGAATCGCAACACGCTCAGCTTTTGAGTTAGAGCCGTTCGCAGATTGAAGTGATAGATCACGCATACGTTGCAGGATGTTGGTGGTCTCGTTCATCGCGCCTTCAGCAGTTTGTGCGATAGACACACCGTCGTTGGCGTTACGTACCGCTACATCAAGACCACGGCTTTGTACGTTCAAACGGTTAGAGATTTGTAGACCCGCTGCGTCATCTTTCGCGCTGTTGATTTTGTGACCAGACGACAAACGCTCCATTGAGGTTTGTTGAGCTTGGTTTGCGTTGTTGAGGTAACGCTGCGCTGTCATCGCTGATACGTTTGTATTTACATTCACTGCCATGTTGTTTCTCCAATTGATTTTCCGGTGTAGCGGTTTCCGACGTCTCGGAAAACCAAGTAGTTCTCTCAAAGTTACTTTCTTTATCGTCCTTAAAACCAAACACTTGAGAGAAAAAGATAACAAAGTTACGAATTTTGCTGCTTTAGAGCTGAAGATGTGACAGAAATGGTAAAAAGAAATGTTTTATCAAAAAAAGACTAAAGTTCGACTCAAAGCTGTCGATGGCTCTAGCCTTGTAATAGGGTCAATGCCAAGTTCGGCGTTTGTTTCGCTTGCGCCAATATCGTGGTACTCACCTGCTGAAGAATTTGTTGCTTAAGCATTTGAGTGGTCTCTTTGGCATAGTCTGTATCGCGAATACGGCTTTGTGATGCAGAGAGATTCTCTTCCATGTTGGCGAGATTATTGATGGTATGGTTAAGGCGATTTTGAGTCGCGCCTAATTCAGCACGATGGCTATCAACAAACTTCATCGCTTTATCGAGTACGGATACGGACAGCTGCGCGCCGCCCACTGTACCGATAGACATATCGTTCACGGTGACGACTTCGCCAGTCTTCAAACCGACTTCACTAGCAAAGCTACCGGAAAAACTCACGGCTCCCGCGACTTTATCTGAATCTGCAAACACCTGAAGCTGACCGTTCTCGTCTACCGAGGCCGACAGTACATCGGTTTGTCCGTTGATGAAGGTTGCCACCTGTTCAATGTCATCCCCTTGCTTAAGCTCAATCGTCACCGATTGGGTATCCCCACCCGCATCGACATAGCTAAAAGCAAGAGCATTGTTGCTCTGGCCGACTTGCCATTCTGATGGCGCACTGCGTCCCGCTTGATATACCGCTCCTCCCATAGAGAGCTGATCAGTACGCAAATTTGCCAGGCCGACTTGCAGTGCTTCCCCTGACTGAGCGCCAATTTGAAACGACGAACTACCAAAGGTGCCATTCAGTAACTTTCTGCCACCAAAGCTTGTGGTTTCAGCGATACGGTTTAGCTCATTATTGAGTGCCACAAACTCTTGCTCCAGCGCTTGCCTATCTTGTGAAGAGTTAGCTCCGTTGGCACTTTGCAAAGAAAGGTCACGCATACGCTGCAAAATCTGCGTCGCTTCATTCATTGCACCTTCAGCGGTTTGCATGATTGAGATCCCATCGTTGGCATTACGCTGCGCAACCCCAAGCCCACTGATCTGAGACTCTAAGCGATTGGCAATTTGTAAACCCGCGGCATCATCTTTAGCGCTGTTGATACGGTGTCCCGACGATAAGCGCTCTAAGGACTGGCTGAGTGCTTTACTCGCCGAGCCTAAGTGGTTTTGCGCCACCATTGCGCTGACATTGGTATTCACAGTGATCGACATATCGCTTCCCAAAGCAGGATGAATTGAATAGCTTAGTTATCGACCAACGTTGAGGAAACTTGAGAGATTTAGAACAGCGCTCTCAAAGACAAATGGACTGTCTTTGAGAGCGTTTTATAGAAGTGTTGTTGCGATTAGGCTTTAACGGTTAATGACGCCAACATAGCCTGAGACGGAGCAAAGAAGTAAGCCCCTGTCACAGCCTTGGTAAAGCGAAGCAATTGGTCTGTTTTACCGTCGGTAACACCATACATGCTCTCTAGCATCGCATCGAAATTGTGAACCGTATTACAGTACGCAATGAACAGCAGACCATGTGGCCCACTAACACTGCCGTAAGGCAAGCTATGGCGAACAATTTTTAGTCCTTTACCTTCTTCTTTAATGTCGACTCGGCCAACATGTGATGCCACTGGAACATCTTCAAGCTCAATGCTGTCGGGTTTGGTACGACCCACCACTTTTTCTTGCGCTGCAACATTCAATCGGTTCCATGCTGGCAAGTTGTGCTCAAAGCGCTGCACCATGACATAACTGCCACCAGCGAACTCACCATCTGCCACTAGAGCGACATCTGCACGCTGATCGCCTTTCGGGTTCTCAGTACCATCGACAAAGTCAGTCATATCGCGAGAATCCATAAAACGGAAGCCTTGGGTTTCATCGACAACAGTAACGTGCTCAGAAATTTGTCCCATCAGCTTACGTAGCAGATAGAAGTGCAGATCATGGCGCTGTGAGTGGCAATGAATCAACACATCCACATCCGTTGAAGGAGCATATACTTCGCCCTCACCCAGCTCAGGGAAAGGCTTTAGTTCAGCCGGCATGGACTGGTCTAGTTGAGACCAAAACGCGTGGGAGAAAGCCACAGAGAGCGTAAGTTCAGCACCTGGTTGAGCTTGGTTCAGTTCATCCACCAAACTCGGCAAGGTTTGCAACGCGTCCAAAACCTGTTGAGCGTTTTGATTGACTTTTAATTGAGCATACAACGCAAAAGGTTCGGCCTCTGGCGTGATCGCACTTTGTGGTAATGACATTGTCTTTCCTCTGTTTTTTCCGCTCAGTGTATTTTTTACTGATGGTTGATTGTATGACCTTGATCAGAAACTGAAGTGATTTTGGCTGGTAACGCCAAACTATCTGTTACTCGACGACTGTTACATAGGTAGATGGCAAACCAAGCCAAGGACACCAGTGTCACGGCATTTGGCCAGCTAAATTGCCAATGCTGCAAGTTAACCAGGTAAGTGGTGTGCATCAATTGCAGTCCCACCACGATAAGGGTCACCGGCTTCATTAAGCTGACCAGAAAATTGGTTTTGGTTGAATCACTTTTGCGCAACCCCACCAACCACATGCCCACAACAATCGGCAAGCCCATCGCCAGTCCGACATACAACATCGTATGGTTAGGATAGACGTATTGAAGAATATTGCTGCCCTCTTGTCGGCTGGCTCCCGCCACAACAAAGACGACCCACGCACGAATCAAAAATGCCCACCCCAACCAAAGCCAAACGGGTGGCTTTAGTAAACCGTGCTGATCGTATTGTTCTATGGCGTAACGCATTTTACGTCTCTAATTTTAACTCATATCAAACTATATGGTGCTAATCGCGCTTTGATTCAAGACTGAGTTGTGCATTGTGCTAAGATGCTCGAAAACTATGGCTCGAATGAGAATGATCTAAGGTGATTACTCCGAACCATTGCTTGAAACGGATCGCGTGGAACCAAGATGAAAAACAATAAAAACACACCTTCAGTGGAAACTCAGCAAGAGGCGATGAAAATAGCCAAAGCAACTCAAAAACCAGGGCAAACCAAAGAGCAAACCAAGCTGGTGGCTCAAGGGATCGAAAAAGGCATTGCGCTATACAAAAAACAACAAAAAGAGAAAAAGCGCCAAGCTGATAAAGCACAAAAGAAGCAGAAACGCGCCAAGTCGGTCGAGCCAGCAACCAGCCAAGCAACCACAGATACCGTAGAGAGCGTGTCAGCTCCTCGCACTGCAATTTTACCTTGGGCATTGCTTACTTTGAGTTGGGTGGGGTTTATTGCCTATGTTGCACTTTAAACGAACATTGGGACTTTGGGCTGCGATAGCTTTGCTGCTTTCTGGCTGTGCTCAACCATTTAATCAATTACAGTCGGAACAAGCCGCTCAAGTTGAAATGCGGCTCGATGCGAGTGTAGATGTCTCTGATTGTGAGTGGAAAGGCGATGTAACGGGTTCTGAAGGGTATTGGTACACGTATTTATTCTTCAAGAATGATTCTTTAACGCAAGGTGCGGTCAATGGCATCAAAAATCACGCTGCTGCGCTAGGTGGCGATACCGTATTGCTTCTCAGCCCAGTCTATTTCAGCACCTCTGTAACCCTCTTTGGTAGCGCCTACCGCTGCAAAAAATAAAGCCGAAGCTTAGCTTCGGCTTTATTTTTCATTCTCATGCACAATGAGTATTCAAACCCTTTCGCAGCGGAGCGTTATACGCCCAACGTGGTTTCAATGTCGCCTTGGCGCTCAATGACCCACTGACTGTCAAAAGGTCCCCAGTCGGATAACTGGTAATAACCATCATTATGTCGACGCCCATCTTGAACAAACATGAGCTCAATGCCGATACCTGGTAGCGCCTTGATAACGTCTTGAATGGTACGGCGAGGCCACCCCGTTTTCTCGATTAGTTTTGGCACATTCGGTCTTTCAATGCTTTCAACAAGCAAGGCCAGATAGAGACGACGTGCAAAAACAGGACTCAGTTCCATTGACACCTCCTATTTATGTGCTTTTCCAATATATTGGATTTCCGCTTGGCCGTGTTGCGCTCGATCAAGTTCTTGCTCATCGCTCTAATTTCGAAATTCAAGAATTTGTAACCATAAGTGGCGATAAACAGAATAAAAACTGTGACCAGCGACAAGGTTTTGT harbors:
- a CDS encoding winged helix-turn-helix domain-containing protein, with product MELSPVFARRLYLALLVESIERPNVPKLIEKTGWPRRTIQDVIKALPGIGIELMFVQDGRRHNDGYYQLSDWGPFDSQWVIERQGDIETTLGV
- a CDS encoding flagellin, which produces MAVNVNTNVSAMTAQRYLNNANQAQQTSMERLSSGHKINSAKDDAAGLQISNRLNVQSRGLDVAVRNANDGVSIAQTAEGAMNETTNILQRMRDLSLQSANGSNSKAERVAIQEEVTALNDELNRIAETTSFGGNKLLNGTHGTKSFQIGADNGEAVMLSLRDMRSDNAQMGGTSYQAANAKDKDWSVAAGANDLTIDLTDSFGDAQSITINAKEGDDIEQLATYINGQTDMVKASVDQDGKLQVFAGNNKVDGAVAFSGGLAGDLDMQAGKAVTVDTIDVTSVGGAQESVAILDSALKYVDSHRAELGAFQNRFNHAINNLDNINENVNASKSRIKDTDFAKETTSMTKSQILSQASSSILAQAKQAPNAALSLLG
- a CDS encoding DUF4156 domain-containing protein, with product MLHFKRTLGLWAAIALLLSGCAQPFNQLQSEQAAQVEMRLDASVDVSDCEWKGDVTGSEGYWYTYLFFKNDSLTQGAVNGIKNHAAALGGDTVLLLSPVYFSTSVTLFGSAYRCKK
- a CDS encoding Dyp-type peroxidase; translation: MSLPQSAITPEAEPFALYAQLKVNQNAQQVLDALQTLPSLVDELNQAQPGAELTLSVAFSHAFWSQLDQSMPAELKPFPELGEGEVYAPSTDVDVLIHCHSQRHDLHFYLLRKLMGQISEHVTVVDETQGFRFMDSRDMTDFVDGTENPKGDQRADVALVADGEFAGGSYVMVQRFEHNLPAWNRLNVAAQEKVVGRTKPDSIELEDVPVASHVGRVDIKEEGKGLKIVRHSLPYGSVSGPHGLLFIAYCNTVHNFDAMLESMYGVTDGKTDQLLRFTKAVTGAYFFAPSQAMLASLTVKA
- a CDS encoding DUF2919 domain-containing protein; this encodes MRYAIEQYDQHGLLKPPVWLWLGWAFLIRAWVVFVVAGASRQEGSNILQYVYPNHTMLYVGLAMGLPIVVGMWLVGLRKSDSTKTNFLVSLMKPVTLIVVGLQLMHTTYLVNLQHWQFSWPNAVTLVSLAWFAIYLCNSRRVTDSLALPAKITSVSDQGHTINHQ
- a CDS encoding DUF2956 domain-containing protein, which encodes MKNNKNTPSVETQQEAMKIAKATQKPGQTKEQTKLVAQGIEKGIALYKKQQKEKKRQADKAQKKQKRAKSVEPATSQATTDTVESVSAPRTAILPWALLTLSWVGFIAYVAL
- a CDS encoding flagellin, yielding MSITVNTNVSAMVAQNHLGSASKALSQSLERLSSGHRINSAKDDAAGLQIANRLESQISGLGVAQRNANDGISIMQTAEGAMNEATQILQRMRDLSLQSANGANSSQDRQALEQEFVALNNELNRIAETTSFGGRKLLNGTFGSSSFQIGAQSGEALQVGLANLRTDQLSMGGAVYQAGRSAPSEWQVGQSNNALAFSYVDAGGDTQSVTIELKQGDDIEQVATFINGQTDVLSASVDENGQLQVFADSDKVAGAVSFSGSFASEVGLKTGEVVTVNDMSIGTVGGAQLSVSVLDKAMKFVDSHRAELGATQNRLNHTINNLANMEENLSASQSRIRDTDYAKETTQMLKQQILQQVSTTILAQAKQTPNLALTLLQG